A DNA window from Thermoanaerobaculales bacterium contains the following coding sequences:
- a CDS encoding SpoIIE family protein phosphatase yields the protein MGYRARKEIGWILFPLTRVVGSRAGAFRLAPRRMKLNVHEPLVLGAIIAALLGPLAGLATQRAIRHADDRRNLDRFDRKVTELAQALEAEVADGRRMVAATAALLSSSDSMADSEFTRFAVELMARGSEIQALVWTPLVPLAERGRHEADAWRDVGTGYTITEWTGARTLAPAATRERYFPVRFMEPRAGNDWALGFDLGSEPVTMDALSRAAATGQAAISGLLRVLQDSRESTVFLLAIPVFRAPVEGNGARVLSGFAVGIFRAADVISSSLPDRGHGGPQDMVVDLVDDAGTSASEGFTTNPTPEGGRPAAGAVVRHEIFLDGQSWTLIARPTPGYLSRTATSRAGPIGFGVFLGYELLLALALITHRWSFERTRREQAEFASSVIHSVSEGVIVADARSRMTIVNEAARRILGRGPLNSPRGEWSEAFGLFVPGTDRHFPADELPLPRAIRGEDVPETEVFVRNAQVPDGAWTSVTGSPLKNADGQLIGGVVVFRDVTTQKRAQELSQRLSNAVEQAADSVFITDRAGVIEYVNPAFEATTGYSSAEAVGRTPKLLKSGLQSPAYYANLWATIASGEPFKGTVINRKKSGENFLAEQTITPIHDNSTGEITHFVSVMRDMTQRIKLQESEIEMRLGASVQQRLVPQEPPTMPGYDIAGTSTPASATCGDYYDFIPLPDGRLALGIADVSGHGVGAALIMTATRAYLRSLASALTPLDKLAAELNRLLFADLQEQSFVTMILTILDGRQGALSWANLGHPTGYVFDRSGSVKAELKSGCRPLGLFPNLSCTPDPPITLEDGETLVLLTDGILEAASANGDEFGPTAVLNAVRAVIDRPAREIADHVIAAARSFLDGRAQEDDFTVVVCKSTEPPFPTP from the coding sequence ATGGGTTACCGAGCCCGGAAGGAAATCGGCTGGATTCTGTTTCCCCTGACACGGGTGGTCGGCTCTCGTGCCGGGGCTTTCCGCCTGGCACCTCGACGAATGAAGCTCAACGTTCATGAACCTCTCGTTTTGGGCGCGATCATCGCCGCCCTGCTCGGGCCCCTTGCGGGCCTCGCGACGCAGCGCGCGATTCGCCACGCCGACGACCGGAGGAACCTCGACCGCTTCGACAGGAAGGTCACGGAGCTGGCGCAGGCGCTGGAGGCCGAGGTCGCGGACGGCCGCCGCATGGTCGCCGCAACGGCGGCGCTGCTCAGCTCCAGCGACTCGATGGCCGACAGCGAGTTCACGAGGTTCGCGGTCGAACTCATGGCTCGTGGATCCGAGATCCAGGCCCTGGTGTGGACACCCCTGGTTCCGTTGGCCGAGCGAGGTCGGCATGAAGCGGACGCGTGGCGGGATGTCGGAACGGGCTACACGATTACTGAGTGGACGGGTGCGCGCACCTTGGCGCCTGCGGCGACCAGAGAGCGCTACTTCCCGGTTCGCTTCATGGAACCCCGGGCGGGGAACGACTGGGCGCTGGGTTTCGACCTCGGATCTGAGCCGGTCACGATGGATGCTCTGTCACGTGCAGCGGCGACAGGACAGGCGGCCATCTCGGGCCTGCTGCGCGTGCTGCAGGACTCCAGAGAATCGACGGTCTTCCTCCTGGCGATCCCTGTCTTCAGAGCGCCAGTCGAAGGGAACGGGGCACGCGTGCTCTCGGGATTCGCGGTCGGCATCTTCCGCGCCGCGGACGTCATCTCCTCATCGTTGCCGGACAGAGGTCACGGGGGACCTCAGGACATGGTCGTGGATCTCGTCGACGACGCTGGGACGAGCGCCAGCGAGGGGTTCACCACCAATCCGACTCCCGAGGGCGGACGTCCTGCAGCCGGCGCCGTCGTACGCCACGAGATCTTTCTGGACGGCCAGTCCTGGACGCTGATTGCCCGGCCGACGCCCGGCTACCTGTCGCGGACGGCCACCAGCCGCGCCGGACCGATCGGCTTCGGAGTCTTCCTTGGCTATGAGCTGCTGCTTGCACTCGCGCTCATAACGCACAGATGGTCGTTCGAGAGGACCCGCCGCGAGCAGGCCGAGTTCGCCAGTTCGGTGATCCACAGCGTCTCCGAAGGGGTGATCGTCGCTGACGCGAGGAGCCGGATGACCATTGTCAACGAGGCGGCGAGGCGCATTCTCGGTCGAGGGCCCTTGAACTCCCCCCGGGGTGAGTGGTCGGAGGCCTTCGGCCTCTTCGTGCCGGGCACCGACCGGCACTTCCCAGCGGATGAACTGCCGTTGCCGCGGGCGATCCGCGGCGAGGACGTTCCGGAGACCGAGGTGTTCGTCCGCAACGCGCAGGTGCCTGACGGCGCGTGGACGAGCGTGACCGGCTCACCACTCAAGAACGCCGACGGTCAGCTCATCGGCGGCGTGGTGGTTTTCCGAGACGTCACAACCCAAAAACGGGCACAGGAGCTGTCGCAGCGTCTTTCCAACGCCGTCGAGCAGGCCGCCGACAGTGTGTTCATCACCGATCGCGCCGGCGTCATCGAGTACGTCAACCCAGCCTTCGAGGCGACCACCGGTTACAGCAGCGCCGAGGCGGTCGGCCGGACACCGAAGCTGCTCAAGTCCGGGCTCCAGTCGCCGGCATACTACGCGAACCTGTGGGCGACGATCGCCAGCGGTGAGCCCTTCAAAGGGACGGTGATCAACCGCAAGAAGTCCGGCGAGAACTTCCTCGCGGAGCAGACGATCACACCGATCCATGACAACAGCACCGGCGAGATCACCCACTTCGTCTCGGTCATGCGCGACATGACCCAGCGCATCAAGCTCCAAGAGAGCGAGATCGAGATGCGGTTGGGAGCTTCGGTCCAGCAGAGGCTGGTCCCGCAGGAGCCTCCGACGATGCCGGGCTACGACATCGCAGGCACGTCAACGCCTGCCAGCGCGACCTGTGGCGACTACTATGACTTCATCCCGCTGCCCGACGGCCGGCTCGCTCTCGGCATCGCCGACGTGTCCGGCCACGGCGTCGGCGCCGCGTTGATCATGACCGCGACGCGCGCCTACCTCCGGTCCCTGGCGAGCGCGTTGACGCCCCTCGACAAGCTAGCGGCCGAGCTCAACAGGCTCCTCTTCGCGGACCTCCAGGAGCAGTCCTTCGTGACGATGATCCTGACCATCCTGGACGGGCGGCAAGGAGCCCTGTCGTGGGCGAACCTCGGGCATCCGACGGGATACGTCTTCGATCGGTCGGGCTCGGTCAAGGCCGAGCTGAAGAGTGGCTGCAGGCCGCTCGGCCTCTTCCCGAACCTCTCGTGCACGCCGGATCCGCCCATCACCCTCGAAGACGGCGAGACGCTCGTGCTCCTCACCGACGGAATCCTCGAGGCCGCGTCCGCGAACGGTGACGAGTTCGGGCCAACAGCCGTTCTCAATGCCGTGAGAGCGGTGATCGACCGGCCCGCACGCGAGATCGCCGACCACGTCATCGCAGCCGCCCGGTCGTTCCTGGATGGCCGTGCTCAGGAGGACGACTTCACCGTGGTCGTCTGCAAGTCGACGGAGCCGCCATTCCCCACGCCGTAG
- a CDS encoding pentapeptide repeat-containing protein, with amino-acid sequence MANPDHLQQLRTGRWAAWRAANPTIAPDLIDADLAGLDLRGLDFAKAHFRGADLSNARLDGANLSHAGLEATVLSGATFRDATLDNTHLDFLDLSGLDLSGASLQGTSFRGANLTRANLRRSNLTRAGLESAILDQSDLSGANLYGTSLRGARFSDTVLRGVHAEHSILEGVELLNLSMEAAIFDNAHADNAQLRGSKLARASFRGASLRGANLHSAYLAEANFDEAQCEGASLSHADLERASFVRTNLSQADLRHSSLIGATFDGCLLAGAQLAELDFRSPSLGRVSFATASLRKAIFTRCELRSADFHEANLEEADFRNANLEGANLRGARINHATFRHANLKQADLSGVQATGTDLSGTNMILVTAAGGTLIGADLRFTDAIGIDLRKADIRWSDLRNADLTKANVTTTRMWGARVRNTKLPGNMGHMLVLLRFSQLFQGVGAKRRKALETRERKRVQQVAELVRDREATRKRRGP; translated from the coding sequence ATGGCGAACCCCGATCACCTGCAGCAGCTGCGAACCGGACGGTGGGCCGCATGGCGAGCGGCCAACCCCACCATCGCGCCCGACCTGATCGACGCCGACCTCGCTGGCCTCGACCTGCGCGGTCTCGACTTCGCCAAGGCCCACTTCCGGGGGGCAGACCTGTCAAACGCCCGCCTCGACGGCGCCAACCTCAGTCACGCCGGCCTCGAGGCGACGGTGCTCAGCGGCGCCACCTTCCGCGACGCCACCCTCGACAACACCCACCTCGACTTCCTCGATCTGTCCGGCCTCGACCTGTCGGGCGCCTCGCTGCAGGGAACCTCGTTCCGGGGCGCCAACCTCACCCGGGCCAACCTCCGTCGCTCCAACCTGACCCGCGCCGGGCTCGAGAGCGCGATCCTCGACCAGTCCGATCTGTCGGGGGCCAACCTCTACGGGACCTCGCTGCGCGGCGCGCGCTTCTCCGACACGGTGCTGCGCGGCGTCCACGCCGAGCACTCGATCCTGGAAGGCGTCGAGCTCCTCAACCTGAGCATGGAAGCCGCGATCTTCGACAACGCGCACGCCGACAACGCACAGCTCCGCGGCTCCAAGCTCGCCCGGGCGAGCTTCCGCGGGGCAAGCCTGCGCGGCGCGAACCTCCACAGCGCGTACCTTGCCGAGGCCAACTTCGACGAGGCGCAGTGCGAGGGCGCCAGCCTGAGCCACGCCGATCTCGAGCGGGCAAGCTTCGTGCGGACCAACCTGTCCCAGGCCGACCTCCGGCACTCGAGCCTGATCGGCGCCACCTTCGACGGCTGCCTGCTGGCCGGCGCCCAGCTTGCCGAGCTCGACTTCCGATCGCCCAGCCTGGGCAGGGTCTCGTTCGCGACCGCGAGCCTGCGAAAAGCGATCTTCACGCGCTGCGAGCTGCGCAGCGCCGACTTCCACGAGGCCAACCTCGAGGAGGCCGATTTCCGCAACGCCAACCTCGAGGGGGCGAACCTCCGCGGGGCTCGGATCAACCACGCGACCTTCCGCCACGCCAACCTCAAGCAGGCGGACCTGAGCGGCGTCCAGGCCACCGGGACCGACCTCTCGGGGACCAACATGATCCTGGTCACGGCCGCCGGCGGCACCCTGATCGGCGCCGACCTGAGGTTCACCGATGCGATCGGCATCGACCTCCGCAAGGCGGACATCCGGTGGTCCGACCTGCGCAACGCCGACCTCACCAAGGCCAACGTGACCACGACCCGGATGTGGGGCGCTCGGGTGCGCAACACCAAGCTCCCTGGCAACATGGGCCACATGCTGGTGCTCCTCCGCTTCAGCCAGCTCTTCCAGGGCGTCGGGGCGAAGCGGAGGAAGGCCCTCGAGACGCGCGAGCGCAAGCGGGTCCAGCAGGTGGCGGAGCTGGTCCGCGACCGCGAGGCCACCCGCAAGCGCCGGGGGCCGTGA
- a CDS encoding S8 family serine peptidase: MADRRAAARAVVLAAVVAVSAAAMEGGATSGALPAVRLRSAPAAAGSGGGDGVLAVLRVEPDAAAAVRGRLAAVGIRVLAFLPDDALLVERAGLTGEMPGVAAVEPWRAALAITPELAALEPSRARQLPGGVPVVAGVASVEALGELVSRLDGIGAPVSWAAPDAAVPQLGLLVDPEQLPAVLDALRATAGLVWADLQPPVRLQNADASWRCQSGVEESRPLDDRGLRGQGQVVGIMDTGIDIDHCMFWDPLAELPALNGAAGISVEPGHRKVLAVDFYWTPRDWPNPGPFDWDDHGHGSHVAGSVAGDAGADGIRQGVDGMAPAARLVIQDGGYAVDDCADLPGLGCPVRPLEPVLQQAYGQGARLHSNSWGDEENFLPHNRYTERAADVDRFVWEHPDMTVLFAAGNAGQEGDDTVISPATAKNVIAVGATWRADIDPPCPADFSSRGLTHDGRIKPDVMAPGAGVISAESNIFVGGAQNCEYTAMSGTSMATPVTAGHAALVRQYFVDGFYPGGAPDPAAGFVPSAALVKAMLIASAVDLADLGCSLAEPVPSRDQGWGLIQLDRALLFEGAGSRLLVDDRWSAFDAAGNPPVRHELAVGAPGPLKVVLVWTDPPSTSTAAVNLVNDLDLVVDGPDGAFHGNNFAGGVSQPGGGADRLNNVEVIWLPEAASGSWSIEVRPHAIREAGQGFALVVLSPPLAPEVRRPRGRFSPGP; encoded by the coding sequence ATGGCGGATCGGCGTGCAGCCGCGCGTGCTGTGGTTCTGGCAGCGGTCGTCGCGGTGTCGGCTGCCGCCATGGAGGGCGGCGCCACGAGCGGGGCGCTGCCCGCCGTGCGGCTCCGGTCGGCCCCGGCGGCCGCGGGCAGTGGTGGAGGGGACGGCGTGCTGGCTGTCCTTCGCGTCGAGCCCGACGCCGCCGCGGCGGTGCGCGGCCGGCTCGCGGCCGTTGGCATCCGGGTCCTGGCCTTCCTGCCGGACGACGCGCTGCTCGTCGAGCGCGCCGGCCTCACAGGGGAGATGCCCGGCGTGGCGGCGGTCGAGCCGTGGCGCGCAGCGCTCGCGATCACGCCCGAGCTCGCAGCCCTCGAGCCGTCGCGCGCCCGGCAGCTCCCCGGCGGGGTGCCGGTCGTGGCCGGGGTCGCCAGCGTCGAGGCGCTCGGCGAGCTGGTGAGCCGGCTCGACGGCATCGGCGCCCCGGTGAGCTGGGCCGCGCCGGACGCCGCGGTACCTCAGCTCGGCCTGCTGGTGGATCCCGAGCAGCTGCCCGCGGTGCTCGACGCACTGCGCGCGACCGCGGGGCTGGTCTGGGCCGACCTGCAGCCGCCGGTGCGGCTGCAGAACGCCGATGCGTCCTGGCGCTGCCAGTCCGGCGTCGAGGAGTCGCGGCCGCTCGACGACCGTGGCCTGCGCGGCCAGGGCCAGGTGGTCGGCATCATGGACACCGGCATCGACATCGACCACTGCATGTTCTGGGACCCGTTGGCCGAGCTGCCGGCGCTCAACGGCGCCGCCGGCATCTCCGTCGAACCCGGCCACCGCAAGGTGCTGGCGGTCGACTTCTACTGGACGCCGCGGGACTGGCCGAACCCCGGCCCCTTCGACTGGGACGACCACGGCCACGGCAGTCATGTCGCGGGCAGCGTCGCCGGCGACGCCGGGGCCGACGGCATCCGCCAGGGGGTCGACGGCATGGCGCCGGCCGCCAGGCTGGTGATCCAGGACGGCGGGTACGCGGTCGACGACTGCGCCGACCTGCCCGGGTTGGGGTGCCCGGTGCGGCCGCTCGAGCCGGTGCTGCAGCAGGCCTACGGCCAGGGCGCACGCCTGCACTCGAACTCGTGGGGCGACGAGGAGAACTTCCTGCCCCACAACCGCTACACCGAGCGCGCGGCCGACGTCGACCGCTTCGTCTGGGAGCACCCCGACATGACGGTGCTGTTCGCCGCCGGCAACGCCGGGCAGGAGGGCGACGACACGGTGATCTCGCCCGCCACCGCCAAGAACGTGATCGCGGTTGGCGCGACCTGGCGCGCCGACATCGACCCGCCCTGCCCGGCCGACTTCTCGTCGCGCGGCCTCACCCACGACGGCCGCATCAAGCCCGACGTCATGGCGCCCGGGGCGGGCGTGATCTCGGCCGAGTCCAACATCTTCGTCGGCGGCGCCCAGAACTGCGAGTACACGGCGATGTCCGGCACCTCGATGGCGACGCCGGTCACCGCCGGCCACGCGGCGCTGGTGCGCCAGTACTTCGTCGACGGCTTCTACCCGGGCGGGGCGCCCGACCCGGCGGCCGGCTTCGTCCCCTCGGCGGCGCTGGTCAAGGCGATGCTGATCGCGTCGGCGGTCGACCTCGCGGACCTCGGCTGCTCCCTGGCCGAGCCGGTGCCGTCGCGGGACCAGGGCTGGGGGCTCATCCAGCTCGACCGCGCGCTGCTCTTCGAGGGAGCGGGGAGCCGCCTGCTGGTGGACGACCGGTGGAGCGCCTTCGATGCCGCCGGCAACCCACCCGTGCGGCACGAGCTGGCGGTGGGGGCGCCGGGCCCGCTCAAGGTGGTGCTGGTGTGGACCGACCCGCCCTCGACCTCGACGGCGGCGGTCAACCTCGTCAACGACCTCGACCTGGTCGTCGATGGCCCGGACGGCGCGTTTCACGGCAACAACTTCGCCGGCGGCGTGTCGCAGCCCGGGGGCGGTGCCGACCGCCTCAACAACGTCGAGGTAATCTGGCTGCCCGAGGCGGCGTCGGGCAGCTGGTCGATCGAGGTCCGGCCCCATGCCATCCGCGAGGCCGGCCAGGGCTTCGCGCTGGTGGTGCTGAGCCCGCCGCTCGCGCCCGAGGTCCGCCGCCCCCGCGGCCGCTTCAGTCCAGGTCCTTGA
- a CDS encoding S41 family peptidase — protein sequence MPLRLIASKPCVGLWCVMLLAGSGVAAQEDADHGFPPPVNAADRAEILRWVGETLSARYVDPEKAAAMVDEVRARAAAGAYDAIGAADGYLLALEQDLRAVSNDKHLGLWLERLEDVKSDDADYTPADPDYVEHLRRTNYGFRKVEILPGNVGYLRIDEFAHPALGGPTVVAVMNTVGAVDALIIDLRWNGGGAGLVNFISGYFFDEPTRLNDVWERASGETSQGWTPEYLPGPSLSEVTLFILISGQTFSAAEDFAYGLQQAGRATVVGERSKGGGHPVEIVRMIRDDMAVAIQVPNARSVNRKTGSSWEGVGVVPDLESPASEALTAAYDAAANVLLERAAGEDARRRVEWARQEFRAGLRPVALPRDQLREYVGQYDGRSFSIGPEDVLLYHRDIGSTRPMVPMGGDLFRFEGYDGVRFQFERDDEGRVVRVVALGLDGSRTVRPRSGVVPESPSP from the coding sequence ATGCCATTGCGCTTGATCGCTTCGAAGCCATGTGTGGGCCTCTGGTGCGTGATGCTCTTGGCCGGGAGCGGGGTCGCCGCTCAGGAAGACGCCGACCACGGTTTTCCGCCGCCGGTCAACGCTGCCGATCGAGCCGAGATCCTGCGCTGGGTCGGAGAGACCCTTTCCGCGAGGTACGTCGACCCGGAGAAGGCAGCGGCGATGGTCGACGAGGTCCGCGCGAGGGCCGCGGCGGGTGCGTACGACGCGATCGGTGCCGCGGACGGCTACCTTCTTGCGCTGGAACAGGATCTCCGGGCGGTATCCAACGACAAGCACCTGGGCCTGTGGCTCGAGCGCCTCGAGGACGTGAAGAGCGACGACGCGGACTACACCCCCGCCGACCCGGACTACGTCGAGCACCTCAGACGAACGAACTACGGATTCAGGAAGGTCGAGATTCTCCCAGGTAACGTCGGCTACCTCCGGATCGACGAGTTCGCCCACCCGGCGCTCGGGGGCCCGACGGTGGTGGCGGTGATGAACACGGTCGGCGCGGTCGACGCGCTGATCATCGACCTGCGCTGGAACGGTGGCGGCGCGGGGCTTGTCAACTTCATCAGCGGTTACTTCTTTGACGAGCCGACCCGTCTCAACGACGTCTGGGAGCGGGCCTCCGGGGAGACGAGCCAGGGATGGACCCCCGAGTATCTGCCTGGGCCGTCGCTGAGCGAGGTGACGCTGTTCATTCTGATCAGCGGCCAGACCTTCTCGGCCGCCGAGGACTTCGCCTACGGCCTCCAGCAGGCGGGCAGGGCGACGGTCGTCGGCGAGCGGTCGAAAGGCGGCGGCCATCCGGTCGAGATCGTGCGGATGATCCGTGACGACATGGCGGTCGCGATCCAGGTCCCGAATGCGAGGTCGGTCAACCGCAAAACCGGGTCGAGCTGGGAGGGAGTCGGCGTCGTTCCTGATCTCGAGAGCCCGGCGAGCGAGGCCCTCACGGCAGCTTACGATGCGGCGGCGAACGTGCTGCTCGAGCGCGCCGCCGGCGAGGATGCACGACGCCGAGTCGAGTGGGCGAGGCAGGAGTTCCGCGCCGGGCTGCGACCGGTGGCGCTGCCGCGCGACCAGCTGCGCGAGTACGTAGGGCAGTACGATGGGAGATCGTTCTCGATCGGGCCGGAGGATGTTCTGCTCTACCACCGTGACATCGGCTCGACCCGCCCGATGGTGCCGATGGGCGGTGACCTGTTCCGCTTCGAGGGCTACGACGGAGTGCGTTTCCAGTTCGAGCGCGACGACGAGGGGAGGGTCGTCCGGGTGGTCGCGCTCGGGCTCGACGGCAGCCGGACCGTCCGCCCGAGATCGGGCGTTGTGCCCGAGTCGCCGTCACCGTGA
- a CDS encoding aldehyde dehydrogenase family protein produces the protein MRTHELYLAGEWRDAAETTVVRSPYDGRPVAEVARGGWAELDEAADAAARAAGAMAAMPAFERARVLSRATHLIKEHLAELAAAISEEAGKPIALARAEAERCLDTFIEATRIARRPEVEALDLGGYASGAGRLALIRRAPVGPVLAITPFNFPLNLVAHKLAPAVAAGCPVVLKPASQTPGPALLLAAALDQAGLPKGALSVIPSSGADAERLAADERIAKLTFTGSMAVGWRLKELGWRRRVTLELGGNAAVIVEPDAGDLDAIARRIAGAAYGYAGQSCIAVQRVLAHEGIYAGLRRALEEATRLLVTGDPADETVVCGPLIDAANADRVEQWIADGVAAGGRLLAGGQREGSVIRPALIEEVPHRCAIVSDEVFGPAAVLDPYEDFAQALNLVNDSRYGLQAGVFTRDTSKIQEAWLKLEVGGIIHNDVPTWRSDPMPYGGVKGSGVGREGPEWAYREMTEERTLVIRR, from the coding sequence ATGCGCACCCACGAGCTTTACCTCGCCGGCGAGTGGCGCGACGCGGCAGAAACCACCGTCGTGCGCTCACCCTACGACGGCCGGCCGGTGGCCGAGGTCGCGCGCGGCGGCTGGGCGGAGCTCGACGAGGCCGCGGATGCGGCCGCGCGGGCGGCGGGCGCGATGGCGGCGATGCCGGCCTTCGAGCGCGCCCGCGTGCTGTCCCGCGCCACCCACCTCATCAAGGAGCACCTCGCCGAGCTGGCGGCGGCGATCTCGGAGGAGGCGGGCAAGCCGATTGCGCTCGCCCGCGCCGAGGCGGAGCGCTGCCTCGACACCTTCATCGAGGCGACACGGATCGCCCGCCGGCCCGAGGTCGAGGCGCTCGATCTCGGCGGCTACGCCTCCGGCGCCGGCCGCCTCGCCCTGATCCGGCGCGCGCCGGTGGGCCCGGTGCTCGCGATCACCCCCTTCAACTTCCCGCTCAACCTGGTCGCCCACAAGCTGGCGCCGGCGGTCGCGGCCGGCTGCCCGGTGGTGCTGAAGCCGGCCAGCCAGACCCCGGGCCCGGCGCTGCTGCTGGCGGCGGCGCTCGACCAGGCCGGTCTGCCGAAGGGCGCGCTGTCGGTCATCCCGAGCAGCGGCGCCGACGCCGAGCGGCTGGCGGCGGACGAGCGCATCGCCAAGCTGACCTTCACCGGCTCGATGGCGGTCGGCTGGCGGCTCAAGGAGCTGGGCTGGCGGCGCCGGGTCACCCTCGAGCTCGGCGGCAACGCGGCGGTGATCGTCGAGCCGGACGCCGGCGACCTCGACGCGATCGCCCGCCGGATCGCCGGTGCGGCCTACGGCTACGCCGGCCAGTCGTGCATCGCGGTGCAGCGGGTGCTGGCCCATGAGGGCATCTACGCCGGCCTGCGGCGGGCGCTCGAGGAGGCCACCCGGCTCCTCGTCACCGGCGACCCGGCCGACGAGACGGTGGTGTGCGGGCCGCTGATCGACGCCGCCAACGCCGACCGGGTCGAGCAGTGGATCGCCGACGGCGTCGCGGCGGGCGGCCGCCTGTTGGCGGGCGGCCAGCGCGAAGGCTCGGTCATCCGTCCAGCGCTGATCGAGGAGGTGCCCCACCGTTGCGCGATCGTCTCGGACGAGGTCTTCGGCCCGGCCGCGGTGCTCGACCCCTACGAGGACTTCGCACAGGCCCTCAACCTGGTCAACGACTCGCGCTACGGCCTGCAGGCCGGCGTGTTCACCCGGGACACGTCGAAGATCCAGGAGGCGTGGCTGAAGCTCGAGGTCGGCGGCATCATCCACAACGACGTCCCGACCTGGCGCTCTGACCCGATGCCCTACGGCGGCGTCAAGGGCTCGGGCGTCGGCCGCGAAGGCCCGGAGTGGGCCTACCGCGAGATGACCGAGGAGCGGACGCTCGTCATCAGACGATAG
- a CDS encoding SAM-dependent chlorinase/fluorinase — MRPVALLTDFGLDDHYVGVLHAVLERDAPGVRRIDLGHLVPPGDVWAGCFLVRSAWPWLPEDAVALAVVDPGVGGDRRPVAARVGDRWLVAPDNGLAAAIGPAAEVVALDWRRMALPAPSATFHGRDLFAPAAARLARGDDPGALGGRAPAAGLVPCPIPEPQFDGGTWHAVVVHIDRFGNLVTNLPAAAAARAGVAWYGAPRPARRADSYGEAAPGEVVLLEGSSGLLELALDRGSAAAFTGLSRGDGVDIAGSG, encoded by the coding sequence ATGCGACCGGTCGCGCTGCTCACCGACTTCGGCCTCGACGACCACTACGTCGGCGTGCTGCACGCCGTGCTGGAGCGGGATGCGCCCGGGGTGCGGCGGATCGACCTCGGGCACCTGGTCCCGCCGGGCGACGTCTGGGCGGGGTGCTTCCTCGTGCGGAGCGCCTGGCCATGGCTGCCGGAGGACGCGGTGGCGCTGGCGGTGGTCGACCCGGGGGTGGGGGGCGATCGCCGGCCGGTGGCGGCGAGGGTCGGCGACCGCTGGCTGGTGGCGCCGGACAACGGCCTCGCGGCGGCCATCGGTCCCGCGGCCGAGGTCGTGGCGCTCGACTGGCGCCGGATGGCGCTGCCGGCGCCGTCGGCCACCTTCCACGGCCGCGACCTGTTCGCTCCCGCCGCAGCCCGGCTGGCCCGGGGGGACGACCCGGGCGCTCTGGGCGGGCGCGCCCCGGCGGCCGGCCTCGTGCCGTGCCCGATTCCGGAGCCGCAGTTCGATGGCGGCACCTGGCACGCGGTGGTGGTGCACATCGATCGCTTCGGCAACCTGGTCACGAACCTGCCGGCGGCCGCAGCGGCGCGGGCTGGGGTCGCGTGGTACGGCGCGCCCCGTCCGGCCCGGCGGGCGGACAGCTACGGCGAGGCCGCTCCCGGCGAGGTGGTTCTGCTCGAGGGCTCGTCCGGCCTGCTCGAGCTGGCGCTCGACCGCGGCTCGGCGGCCGCGTTCACCGGCCTTTCCCGCGGCGATGGGGTCGACATCGCCGGCAGCGGCTGA